In a genomic window of Zingiber officinale cultivar Zhangliang chromosome 9B, Zo_v1.1, whole genome shotgun sequence:
- the LOC122023267 gene encoding uncharacterized protein LOC122023267 codes for MIKRRMLLGDGLQVTTMRIFPRFNDSANVIRSHWHNTIQKKVYRFNANYNSIYSSYRSGHSDEDILRFAYEKYLSENNGVAFNLEHVWRIVKDRPMFTPQSADHFVATKKTRTSESGASNTSSNQDVSIDLDYEDTRPMGQKAAKRKGKDKVKSTMEDLTVNYNNIITKFTEYTSVKKSEVDLKQKQLEVEEIKAKAALSKSEAKNRRLKLKEYEILNKDTSQMTKEQLIIHECLCKDIRSRWNI; via the coding sequence GCGGATGCTTTTGGGGGACGGGTTGCAAGTTACTACAATGAGAATCTTCCCAAGGTTCAACGATAGTGCAAATGTTATACGATCACATTGGcacaatacaatccaaaagaagGTATATCGATTCAACGCAAATTACAATAGTATTTATAGTTCATATCGAAGTGGTCACAGTGATGAAGATATATTGAGGTTTGCGTACGAAAAATATCTATCTGAAAACAATGGTGTTGCATTCAATCTCGAACATGTGTGGAGAATTGTCAAAGACCGTCCAATGTTTACTCCACAGTCCGCTGATCACTTTGTGGCGACAAAGAAGACGAGGACCTCAGAGTCTGGAGCAAGCAACACCTCCTCCAACCAAGATGTGAGTATAGACCTGGATTATGAAGATACTCGTCCAATGGGGCAAAAGGCAGCAAAAAGAAAGGGGAAAGACAAAGTAAAATCGACCATGGAGGATCTGACAGTAAACTACAACAATATTATCACAAAGTTCACTGAGTACACAAGCGTGAAGAAGTCCGAAGTCGATTTGAAACAAAAACAACTTGAAGTAGAGGAGATTAAGGCAAAAGCTGCATTGTCCAAATCTGAAGCTAAGAATCGTCGCTTGAAGTTGAAGGAGTACGAAATATTGAACAAAGACACCTCGCAGATGACAAAGGAGCagcttatcatacatgaatgCCTATGCAAGGATATTAGGTCGAGATGGAATATCTAA